A region of Elusimicrobiota bacterium DNA encodes the following proteins:
- a CDS encoding PTS sugar transporter subunit IIA translates to MKLVELLPLSAICVDLAAQSKKEALEELCALLAKAKKIPDAPALVRTLLEREALGSTGIGQGVAIPHGKAPAIKEQAAALGISKRGVEFESLDGEPVHIIFLLVAPPDAAGNHLKALAKVSRLLKDKFFRQALKDGKSAEEILTIIREEDEY, encoded by the coding sequence ATGAAACTCGTCGAACTTCTTCCGTTGTCCGCTATTTGCGTCGATCTAGCGGCCCAATCCAAAAAAGAGGCGTTGGAGGAGCTGTGCGCGCTCCTGGCCAAGGCCAAGAAAATTCCCGACGCTCCCGCCTTGGTTCGCACGCTTTTGGAACGCGAGGCCCTGGGGTCCACGGGCATCGGGCAGGGGGTGGCCATCCCGCACGGCAAGGCGCCGGCGATCAAGGAACAGGCGGCGGCGCTGGGAATTTCAAAGCGCGGCGTGGAGTTCGAATCCTTGGATGGGGAACCGGTCCACATCATTTTCCTTTTGGTGGCGCCGCCCGACGCGGCGGGGAACCATCTGAAGGCCTTGGCCAAAGTCTCCCGCCTCCTGAAAGACAAGTTCTTCCGCCAAGCCCTGAAAGACGGCAAGAGCGCCGAGGAAATCCTCACCATCATCCGCGAGGAAGACGAATACTGA